tttcactggaggtcaattctctgcgcagtgctcccaagatattatcaaatattttcctacctgctctggtgctgtttctcattattcagcttctccattcggctgcatgAGCTCTCATCTCGTCCgcgtcttcattagacaaactggccctccactaaaatctctaaagctccttcaacaagacatcgacattcctgtCATCAGCATTTGCCTTGCCattgctcctctatttaatccaccataaagatctgtcagctgaacattcctttactcttcgcttgcaatcaagtgcccctcctccactcccagagccagcaaaattacTGTTCCTTCATGGGATCCTACCCTGAacttctattagctacgttcaatgttttagggacctgtccattcagtttcgtgctccgtttcgccgtgtggcggcttgtgctttcaactcgtcacaacaagattcaacaacactgctgttatgcaacttttccaccagcgcttctcagttcgtggctaccacggcaacaccCTCACAGCTTTctccctgcctcaccttcccgtctgtctatatcaaaatatattctccatttgctaatttccactcttctgaaaagccacttctccccctacaatgatttacccatggagatcagctgcctctcggccaccttccatgcttactccatcacttggctgcgtacCTCAGGACTGATCAATTCAGCACGgtcgtcaagtatcaagttccctatctcccttttcaaggtatctccacagcaggaaccccccccccccccccccccccccccctcctcagaccatctgttcattgattcctctcacttctatcatcactcgcctcgtctcgagcagacctccctccattcctccgccCTTGTccccaagcaggcctccttcctgtccacccttgcctcgtgagtaggcctccctcctcaactccaccctctcctccagagcaggcctcccttctctcctccttgcatggctccctccttTCCACCCTCttctccgagcagacctccctcctctccacccttgcctcctcGCAGGcatctccctcctctccaccagagcaggcctccccccctcgactctccccttccccccccagcctgatcacgaatgtgggggaactggtcctcctctgcagtggagtcctacattcattcatccttccctgatatagttgctgctacttctaaaaatgctagaatcatctctactcttcggaaaggctgcttctccccctacgaggatctactcatggagaccatctgcctcatagccttctttggctttctcagaagctccgaattcacagttccctcagcttcttgcttcccctcggtgggtattcgtttatgtgacctctcttctatttccaactcctattttcttatttgGCTGCACACTTCAAAGACAGATCAACTCCGGTGCGGTCAATTCATTCaactttcaaggaccaagtctgctctctgcccttttcagcaatgtcaaggtatTTCTCATGCAGAAAACCCTGCCCCCCACTcccggaccctctattcatcaattcttccagatccatcgtcacttgtctctggttctcaacccacctctccaccctcctctccaggacaggcctccctcctcagctattcaccccattccttccgtattggtgcagccacctccactgcaagggccagcatcaatcagagcctgatcaagaccatggggtgctggtcctcttctgcagtggattcttatgttcattcatctccctctgacatagttgcagcccattccaaaattgctagtatgcctgaagtgggggctacctgtctgccggagccactagaggttttcccctaattagcttcaagggtttttttcctctccactgagcagcaggtataaacagccatatcctactaaatttactaaccattctcctgtttgttccgtttgtccttctagtcttttgtttgtgttatgcgctggcatgtgctcttttgtttgtctcacagtgtgggtgatttggtgaagtgccaggggtccatccttttggggggcaagtgatcatcacttccccaacctcagggcaggcttcagcctcccttgatcttcaggggggttctcaccgtgtgagtcagagcggacccccggccacactctgttctttcgcagctcctgcgcttatcttgcctcactcaaggctgttttaTACTCtttctcagttcgggacgtggctactcatgctcgagtcccatgctaacctctatgccttgttcttatctcaggtcccaggcagcgtgaagtctcggccaattgggggtctaacgagcgcccctttacagaagtctcagacgctggatacctctccctctctacctcctttcgtgtcccagtcttcccgggaccatcttcctctgaggggcggttccacgagtcataaccctcgtatatgttttcggttgctaggccttcggccctgagctcgtgtcggcatcgccgccctcagtcagtgaccacttttgtatcctgtcttcggttgctaggccttcggccctgagctcgtgtcggcatcgccgccctcagtcagtgaccacttctgtttcctgtcttcggttgctaggtccgtcggccctgagcttgtgtcggcatcgccgccctcagtcagtgaccactttctgtatcctgtcttcggttgctgggtccttcgcccctgggctcgtgtcagcatcactgccctcagtcagtgaccaatttctatcctagcttccatgtccagctttgctggtctgctactagagtgggcctcgcccgctcttctatcctaggtccggtcctttctagccggcactctgtcctactaactgctcccttctgcttcttctgccctatctctaccctcagctcacgcctcgtgaaatataaaatgtgtacatataCAATACCCAACCCcccctcatttttttttaaatgccaggtGTCccgtttttgtgttttgaaaaggtACTCACACTATTGGGAAGGTCCGGGTGGTCAGTACAAAATCCAAAACAACCTGTGGGCAAAAggttataaagataattataaaagCATATAATAACAAGGATTGAATAGTATAATGTATAGAGGAAACCCTGACACTATTGTACATATTCTTTTGTAGTAAGTTGCCattatataatattacaatatgcATATTAATTTGTTACAGTAAGAACAGTTATGCCTAAAAACAGATATGCCCAGCAGGAGGGGCAATTTCAATTGTTAGAGGTAACTGTAAAGTTGATTTTTGATTGAAACAATGTCATGTCAGCCGTTCTTTCACAATTTGACTAATCTGATACatcaatacaattattttaaccaGTACTTGCTTTGTTTCACATTTTTACTTTTGCAATTGAGTAACCACTGGTTTCAAGTGACCACAAGTAACTTTATTCATTGATGACAGCAGATGGACATGTTAACTTAGAGGAGGAAGTGAGTTCAGCTTCTATGCAAGGAACATAAAACACTACAATCTAATAACATAAACTctacttgcatatatatatatgggaggaAAAATGACTATCAAAgtgttatttaaaattaaaattaaaactaaataacacaAGTGATATCAGTGCTTGGATTTCTTGTCATGGATGAGTTTTTGCAGAGCTCCACATGTCACTCTGGTCTGGGCAGAACGCGCTCTGCACAGTGTCTTCATTTGCTCTGTCGTGCCATCAGACAACTTGGTTTCTGAAGTAGaagaaatgttttattgcttGCAACAAGAAGTCTGGAGCTGATATTGTAATCATGTGGTCATTTATTGCTTAcatcacgtgttgctacaactgtttacatttgTGATTGCCttgggatgtatttgtttctttattaaaacaatagaTAAATATAGGATGGAAATCTGTTCAATTAATTAATTCCTGAATATTGACTTTTTCTGTCTAGCAGGGTTAGGGAAGAACAAGGCTAGGATTACATTTTACTTAAGGCATTGTTACCTGTATAGATAAAGAGGCACCCaataacagaataaacaaagtTTTAGCAGCATAACATAATTGCAATTCCCTTTAGCACAGTTTTGGTGTATCTTTAAATCTACTAATGGCtatgctttcattttaaattgaccCCAGTCTCGAGTTCCGATTTCCAAGACTTAAGTGGTTTTTGAGTAAATATACTCACgtttatcaatttaaaaagtataaacaaGCTAAACCTGTTGATTTTGAATTTCAACCTAAATGTCATGTTGTTTTGTTCGGTGAAGTTCTGGTATTTAAGTACATCTGCAAAAATGAAGCCGTAAAGAAGGTGTTCATTGTGCGCTATTTGAGGATTGCAAAAAGGATTGTTGAAGACATTAAGTTTTCATTTATGGGTCTACTGCAGCAGTTGAGCAAGTCACTGACTGTAGTTCCGGAGATATGCTTTATATAGCTTGCTGTACATCGTTCCCTATTTACCTATACTCTTTGTGCTAATCAGAGCACAGTATATCCTCAGAAGAATACTAAGCACCAGCCTGTGAGTTACACAACCAAAGCTGAGCGTCTGTGTAAGCGGATCACATGATCAGAATGCTTACTGTGGTACTCACAGATACTTGAGGAAGTTGAAAACTCTCAGAGGAGACTGCCAGACATCAAGGAGAACGATGAATGAAAATCCACTTTCTGCACTCTTCATCCTCCTTTGCACGAACTTCGCCGGTGAGTTCCcttgcaaatgttttgtttgatcAAATAGGGGCTTATACtggctatttttaaaataatccaaCACTTGTCActggaaatgttttaataaataactttatacaaTTCGCCAAAACAGACTTTTAGAAAACTAAGCAAATAAAGAGATCTTATATTAAATTCctgagtattttttatttcaatttgtgtAGGTGTTTTTTCTCCTTGCAAAGAAAACATGGTGCAAATGACACTTTGGAGTAAATGAATTTTCCTCACAGTCTTTAACTAAATAACTCcacaaaataatattgtatacAGCAGGGCtgtcttttttaaacttttaatgaCCAATGAaaaggtagatagatagatagatagatagatagatagatagatagatagatagatagatatatttcagtattttgataacatgtttttttttgttttttatttcattagagAAATTGACATAATTACAAATTTACAGTTTTGTACACCTTTTACCATTACATCTGTGTTTGAGTGTTTGAAATTATAAATGAAAgcagtcactgtgctttactacttTTACCCACCCCAAAAAAAGAGACCATTGTGGCTAAATTCATATCCTCCCTTTGAGTGTATTGTTTATGTGAGGATCTTGCTGCAGACAGAGCAATGCTGAGTATATTGATGACTGGATAAAGGGAATGTTGTGCAAGGTTGTGGTGTTCACTTGCTCTCCTATCCTCCCACTCAGGATGCCTTGCTAATGAGAGCTCTCTGGTTGAAGTGACTGGTAAGAAATGGTTCTTTTATTCCGATCTGCTATCTGACAGATTGGAATATGATGTTTGTTATTGCTATTTAAATTGTTGCTGTATGTCCTCTCTAACCAAGAATATCCCTTAGAGTGACCTGACCAAGTGACAGCAGCCTTGCCCTTGCATATCTCATAAATACTGTACCGCTAAATGCTAAGTCATATGAATTAAAATTGAATCcatataaatcattatttttcCACATTCACTTGTTTTTTTCATCATTGAAGTTAATGGATTTGATACTAACTCATTTTAAACAATAGGCCTTATAGAACAAGATACTGTTGTCTTTCAAACTGGTCATCCAACtaaattgaaaatgaatgaaacCCTGGCATACTGCCCTGGTTAGAAGTATTGTGAACACTACATATAAAAGACAAGTGGAAGTACAGTGTGAGTATAGTTCTGTGTTTACTGCAGGTTCCCATGCAGACAGCTGGACTATGAAGGTCCCCTCTGAGGTGACTGCTCTGGTCGGCCATTCTGTGGTCCTGCCCTGTACCTTCACTCATCCCTACCGACACCACCACGGGACCATCTTGGTCACCTGGAGACTGGGACAGCCCTTCACTGGCACTGTGGTGTTCCAGTGTAGCAGCCACAATGCCTCAGACGGCTGTGAGACCCCCCTGAACCAGGGACATCGCTACCAGCTCGTGGGGAACTCCCGGGCTCATGACTTGTCTCTGCGGCTTGACAACGTCACCTTCCAGGATGCCAACAagtacttctgcatggtggagcTCTCAGGACACCTGGGTGCCAAGTTTGAAAACAAGATGGCCATCCAGCTTATAGTGGCAGGTACAGATAACAGGGAGGGTTGGGAATTGATTTAACCCTGTGCAGCGGCTGCTTCAAAATGAATCAGTAGGCAAAGTGAATCGACACTTGGTGATAATCTTTTTCCGAGACACAGCAATGGTCACTGTGGTTTTATTTCTGGGAGTTTTTTATTGACTCATCTATAGTTATGACTGTGACTCAAATTCCATTGCTCTTCCTGAAAGCTGAAGGAGGCATTTTGTAAGTCACTCAAAAACAAGTAGGCAACCCACAGTAGGTGTAGCCTAAATACAACAATAACTCAAACCGTTGCCTTATCTTAagaaaccagtgcacacacataccTAGGGTCCTCGTAAACTAACATTGAGGTGTTAAAAAAGCTGCATTTTATCTGATTATATCCTAATTCAATCTGAAGGGCTATAGAAGGCTGCAGTGGTGGTACATGATAAGTCTGGAGAAGATGTAGAGAGATGGAGAGAAATACAGATTTGATCCATAGAAAAGTAAATGAACACCCTAAAAACATTTCTTCaaagtattgtttgtttgttgtatagCAGTGCATAGCAGTATGCATTTTGTATGATTGTTTGAAATTGGGTTGTTTAAACACACTTGGAACTGTATTGCATGTTTGTGGTCGTTATGTCTTTGACCCAGTTGCGGACCGTACTTCTCATTGACCCTGTTGGATGTACTGTACTCCAACCACAGGCCATTATTGCGATAGACGGGCCATTACAATTTTacatgtcctaataaagtgggCAGCGACTGTAAAATAGGAGCATATCCATACCTTAAACAATCCTACAATGTGAGTTAAACTAAAGAAACTTCTTAGCAAAGACTTCAGTGTCTGCTACACTATGCAGTTCCTTTAGTTTCCCTCTTCTAATAGACAGGCTGTGCAGTGCAATATACAGTCTTGAATGTGAATGTTGTTTGCAGCGCCGGCGCAGATTGTGGACCTGTCTGTGTTGGGTGGGGGTGAGGCTGGGTACAGTGCGTTGTGTCGGGCTGAGGGAGAGCCCCTTCCCAGAATCTCCTGGACCGGGCCCTATGGAGACCTGCTGGAGGAGGCAGGCCCGCCCCAGCTGACCCTGAGGCAGCACCAGACTACTCAAGAGCTCCAGAACCTGAGCCAGGACGGGCGATATACCTGTATCGCCAGCAATGCCTACGGCAGGGACCATGCCACTGTCTACCTGGTCCACCACACGCATGAGGGGGGCTCCTCCGCTCTGCTGCTCATGTGGATCTCTCTGGGAGCCAAGCTTGTCATCTTCCTTTTGCTCCTAGGGGCCCTTGTGTGGCTTCAGAGCAGAGGTGAGTCTCTGAACTcacaactttaaaacaaatttactgtttcaaatctagtaaaaaaaaactttagatcATGCTACCAGACAATGGGAAATGtgtatttcattaaatatttttaatttttatatatatatatattcattaggTATATATATCgatccatataatatatatatatatatatatatatatatatatatatatatatatatatatatatatatatatatatatatatagttatccTATCCTGGCAGTTTTAATGTTGCAAtcctgcattttgtttattttcagataaCAGTAAACATGAAAGTTCAATCAGGTATGTATTTGGCAATCTTCTTAATCTTTGACTAGGaagcagtgtggtttagtggttagaaaCTGAGACAGTGTGGTGTAAAAAAGTTTATGGCTATTGTATCATTTTGCACTCTTTCACTGTACACTATATATTGTGTAACTCCCTTTTTTTCCAGGATGCAACAGTGTTCCAGCTATGAGAATATATAGACACCAATGGACTACCTTTACTGAAGTACAAATACATTGGCCCACTACCTGTTACACAACGTTTAGGAACCTGGCATCCGGTTTAGTTTTCTTGACCACACTGCATAGAGCtacatgatttctttaaaatgttttcaatgaaAAAGGCACCAGCTGCaccaaagatcagaaatatttcttcTATGGTtagctctgtccagtacaagaaggggacatttcatgtgtctgttgttttttatgtttatattttatgtttaaatttaGCACTTAAGTTTTTCAAGCATTTAAATATgtagaaaatatgtatttgttatataaaaactgtagagaaaatgatcagttttgaatgtgacaatgctattttttcctgctgttaataaatattatgtttaatcattaaatatgttgaaatatctattttaagacagtgaaataagccatttctactgtgaaataaacacagccctAAATATAAAAGATAGAAATCTACCATAACCATGGTTTTGCTAAATAGAAATGTTATTGAAGAAATCATGTTTTGCCTCCTATACTTTACTTACTGTAATGTGCATCTTCTGCCATAATATATGGGGATCATGTACATTTGTTGAATGATACTATATGACAGGAAGTTGCTACCTGTAGGTTCTTGCTTACTTGtaaaattttaataaagtaaGTGTAATGGGAATTTGTTATTCTGTATTGTTTGCAAATGCTGTTGGCTGTGCATTTGGTACCTGGATGGTTAGTGTTCTTCACCAGGTCACCCAGAAGGTCACCTTACAGCGCAGCTTACAGCGCAGTTGAAGTTTCTCGAATGATGCATacataaatagaaatacattgaTATGCAACTACCATCATCAAGTGTGTTTAAAGCCTTACTCTTTATTTCTTGGTATTTCAACCTCAACTGATAAATGACTAATGAGCAAGTCATGGTCATGTGAAAAAACATGCGTCTGAAATCCTACTAACTTGAACACAGAACAGCACTGGATGATTAAAACTGTTCTGTATCTGCACTTACAATGtaggataacactatgtaacgcaatttttgttcctgggtagtaagtgttatttcccaattggcTATAGCCTTTATGAAGGCTTTCAATCAGGGTGAGGTGGAGACTACGGAGGAGTGGATCCACCTAAAGGCGTAACCATCGCTGCAGATCTACCAGGACATCTGCCTTAAAGGAGAAGCCTGGGCACTCCACAGTGTTCAACCACCTGTGCTGAACAGGAACAAGGGGAGGAGTGGCCTTCCCCTGAAAAAGCAGGTGCAAGCTCCAGCACCCAAAAGAGGAGAGCCTGAGCATTCAGTGCCCAGGAGGGGGGAGCCCAAGCATCCAGCACCCACAATGGGATGCCTGGAAGCAGCAACATCACCCAGCGTCCCTCCTAGACATCGCAGCCATAGTCCTTGACcccctggctgcagatatgggagggGCCCCACCATCTCCAGTCCCATCGGGAGGAGCCATACCTACTCCAGCTCTACAGGCAGTAAGTACGTCCACGCTATGGCCCAGAGGAGAGTCACATCAGTCCCCAGTGCCAGAGCAGCTGGATCTACCTCTCAAGGTATGCCTGCCATCACATCCTGAGGGACCACTCCTGCCCTGTCCTGCACCACCTGGGGATGTCAAGGCTGCACCCCGTAGGGCTACCGAGCCTGCAATGCCTGGGGCCTTTTAGGGCCTGTTCgccaccgcccagggatgcctgtccAACACTGCCTGGGGATGACTGTTCATTACCACCCGGGGGTCTTTCAGTGCTGGAGTAGAATTTCCGCTGCCAGGATTGCCTTTAATGGAGGAGCCAGCCTTACCTCTCGTAGcatttctgctgacagcattgccactagcagcatttccaTTGCCAAGATTACCCCAGCTAGAAGAGCCAGCCTGGCCAATGTCAGCACTTCCACTGACAGCATTGCCTCTGTCAGAATTGCCGCTGACAACACTGCGGTTGTTACTGGAGGGGAGGCCTCACAGTGTGAGGGCCCATGGGTCCATTAATAACCACAGTCAGGGGACAGGACTGAGACTTTTGggcctttgaggccatgtgtgctgcacaatGGGGGGAGATATGTGATGGCACACCCCGcctctgtgcatattttgtgttgtGATATTGTTAGTTAaaaggtatgtatgtatgtgtgattATTTGCCTTTCCTTCCAAATCAGTTCACATGCAGAACGTGCCTGGGCCCGATTTGAATGACTAACAAGCAGTCAAGCCCAGGGACAGCTGCATAAGAGGTAAGAGATAAGAAGTGAGAGAAGACAATAAGATAAACAaagataaacaattgctactcgtgctggatttggaccagcaagatacttgtttgttcagtgtttatttactttattgtctgtttattttggccatcgtgccattttgttttgtatagtgtttttgtgttctgttttgttcataccTTTTATTTCTACTTTAATAAACatgctgtgacagagagcgaatgactCTGAGTCAACAacctctctcccgacctgtgagggcactgtttaacaggaacagtgtACCTCGTACTGGATGGTGGGCAGAAgacagccatccaggaagggggcggagtcacggTACATAAGTCATCGACCTAGTacggtaagcgatgtgtcagtcttggattggaggagacgtgattgaacgaGCTGTTGGAgtgggcgtgactaagggtattttagGGGATGTAACGCTGTAATTTATTCCTTTTTGATGTGGTTACCGAAAGGACCTGTTAAGGAAGCGGAAGTAATTAATTATCTTGAGTGTttcatgtttctttgtttgttgtgcttactgtttgtcatttgtctttgttagatggCTAAGCACTAGTCGGGAACTGTTGCtacaagccagcactaaacccggactacactacaccactgtttcatgaactgtttgtctttcaccacacctgcacaagagcatTCACTATCAGGAGAAGTGACCAtgtctgtgttgtatgttaattaTTAGCGTCTTATTTTTTCGGGACcgaaacccttgttttgcacagattattatttaagtgttgttggcATGCAATCCAGCTAAATAAAGCTGTTTTATTGatctttcactgtcttgtgtgtgttattcctgagcactgcaccaactacacctgcACACAGCAAACTGCTTCATGCCTCACAGAACTGTATGTGTCTCTTCCTGATCTGATGACACTACAATGCCTATTTGTGACACCCCCTATAAATAAAATAGGGGTTTAACTTTGTAACATGGCAGGTCAAATCAAAATGTGCTTCCCTGTgaaaatctgcaacaaaaaaaaaaaaaaaaaatatatatatatatatatatatatatatatatatatatatatatatatatatatatatatatttaaaaaaaacatggcttaTAGGAAGCTATGGATGAAATTCCAGTCTgcatcatatacagtataattatttCATAAATGATTGCCATTATATACCAAATATgctattaatattgttattaatatttaggCAGCAGTATGATAATGTTGGTTACCACCACCATGATTACTAAATATGCAGAAGGTAATATTTTGGTAACTCCCTTATTTCAGTTGTGTAGAGAAGACATTAATACCATATTGTAAGTTGTAGCAGATGTGTTAgctattacaaaatatttttttctataaattcaCATACAGTCAAAAGTCAAATCATCATTTGAAAATGGATAAACTTGCACTTCATGatatgtctttctttttaaaagacaTATAAATCTACTGAATGCAGTATTGAATTACAAGAACAACTGAAAGGATGCCATTTGGCACATCTATACTTCTCTGGTTGTAGTTGATTGATCTCAAAGGAAGGATTACAGTGATTTAACATCAACAGAagggctaggtaacccattccgtaGTCTCACTTCTCTCGGTGTGAAGAATTGTTTCCTGTCTTTGG
This Polyodon spathula isolate WHYD16114869_AA chromosome 3, ASM1765450v1, whole genome shotgun sequence DNA region includes the following protein-coding sequences:
- the LOC121308298 gene encoding sialic acid-binding Ig-like lectin 15; translated protein: MNENPLSALFILLCTNFAGCLANESSLVEVTGSHADSWTMKVPSEVTALVGHSVVLPCTFTHPYRHHHGTILVTWRLGQPFTGTVVFQCSSHNASDGCETPLNQGHRYQLVGNSRAHDLSLRLDNVTFQDANKYFCMVELSGHLGAKFENKMAIQLIVAAPAQIVDLSVLGGGEAGYSALCRAEGEPLPRISWTGPYGDLLEEAGPPQLTLRQHQTTQELQNLSQDGRYTCIASNAYGRDHATVYLVHHTHEGGSSALLLMWISLGAKLVIFLLLLGALVWLQSRDNSKHESSIRMQQCSSYENI